From the genome of Solanum dulcamara chromosome 12, daSolDulc1.2, whole genome shotgun sequence:
ttgcccAATATTCTTCTTCAAAGAGAAATTGAGTTTGGCATATATCTCCTtctcgatactcaacctatttctattcctccttaccgtatagCTCTGACGGAACTcaagaagttgaaagaacaattgaagaatttattggataagggctttataaggccaagtatatcaccatggggtgctcccgtgttgtttgttaggaagaagtacgggtcactccgaatgtgtatagattaccggtaattgaataaggtcaccataacgaacaagtatccaattcaaaggatagatgatttgtttgactaattacaaggggcaagttacttctcaaagattgatctctatttcggttatcatcaactaagggtaagggagtgtaatattcccaagatggcatttcgaacaaggtatgatcattttgaatttatagttatgtcatttaggttgactaatgctcccgctattttcatgaatttgatgaattgtatttttcaagccatatttggacatgtttgtggtAGTGTTTATTGAggacattttgatttactctcgaaatgaggaggATCATATGGGTTagttgagaattgtgttgcaaacattgtgGGATAAGCAACTATTTGCCAAATTttgtaagtgtgaattttggctaaggaaagttgcatttcttggccatatgGTATTCGGTGATaggattaaggttgatccaaagaaaatagaggccgtaaagaattggcctaaaccaTTATCTCGTTCAGACATTAAaagttttttgggcttagctagatattataggaggtttgttaaagggttttcatctattgTTTCActtttgactaagttaactcaaaagaaagtgaaatttcattggtcggaagaatgtgagaagagtttccaaatattgaaggatcatcttacgttggctcctattttgacattgcctgaAGGTTTGGATgagtttgttatttattgtgatgcctcacatGTTGTTTTGGACATATGATGTAACATTGTAAGGTTATAACTTATatttctaggcaacttaaggtgcatgaaagatACTACTCAACCCATAATATTGAACTTGCGATGGTTGTGTTTGCTATAaaaatttggcgtcattatctttatggggtgaaCAAAGATGTGTTTAccaaccacaaaagcttgcaatatgtgtatagccaaagggacttgaaccttagtcaaaggagatggcttgaactcttaagggattatgacatgagtgtgttgtaccatccgggtaaggcaaatattatagccgatgctcttagtcggttgtccatggatagtgttgcttatgttgaggaaggtaagagggagttggttaaagatgttcatagattggcacgtttaggagTTCTTTTAATTgactccaatgatggaggttTTCTTGGACATAATGACTTAAAATAatctcttgtggcagatgttaagggaaaacaagaccatgatccgattttggttgaattgaagaagtcagttGCCGAAAAACCATTTagactttctcccaagggggagatggagcaCTACGTTACCAAGTTCGtttgtgtgtgcctaatgtAGATGAACTAAGGGAATTGATATTGAGTGTGGCCCATAATTCTTGATATTCAACAAATGcgagatccaccaagatgtatcgcgaattaaaggaagtgtattggtggaatggcatgaagaaggacatagcagattTTATGgataagtgtcctaattgtcaaccaagttaaagttgagcatcaaaaattgagaggtttagttcaagatattgaaattcttacttggaagtgggaagatgtgaatatggactttgtgatgggtttGCCCCGTACGAGAaggcaatatgattctatttgggtcgtTGTCGAACGAATAACTAAATTGACATATTTTCTATGGGTTAAGACTccctatggtgccgaagactatactaagttatatattcatgaacttgtgtaacttcatggtgttctttTATCAATTATATTGGATAGAGgcactcaattcacttcacatttttggaagtcatttcaaaagggtcttggtacaaaagttaagctaagtaccgcttttcatcctcaaaccgacgCACAATctgaaagaacaatccaaactttGGAAGATATATCAAGggaatgtgtgattgatttgaaagaaagttgggatgagcatttgtGTAAGACTCTGGAAacttggaaagtcctaaaccaaggatcaAATGAGAAAATCTCAGAAAGTTGTAGAAATCGACTCTAGGGGTTGACCACAGAAGCCATCATAGGACTGGTGAGAACCACGGACTATGGTGAGCAaccgtggtagagattcagaggctCAAACTACAGGGGACAAACCACGATGGAGCACCAGGGACGTGGTGAGCACTACGGGTGGTGAAGCCATCTATGGTAAGCCCTCCCCAAGATCCTCAAGAATTTTCCCAAAGTGGGGTCCACGGGCCATGATGAGTTTCATGGACCGTCAAGGTGCCCGTgaagaaacttcaaagactaCCCTACAAGTCCTTTTTCCAAATCTTTCTAAGTCCCATACCACGGGACCCTACCACGGACtatggtgagttcccatgtttcaagAATGACACTTCTATcctatctagcttatgttatgtttagacatttaaattaagtttagtatttttgacttaatcttgagggtgagctagggacatgtcttagcccccgccaaatCTTAATATAGAAcatattgttggacatagtaaaggatgttatatttgactcttattaatgtgaagccccttagtcccgCTATCCCTAATGTTTCCgcttgatttatttatcattaccaatgaacttcttaataaatgctaagagacttggatgaggtacctttgggtgtctcattcgtcgtgtcacgtctaggccctaggcatgggtcatgacaatttgtcattgattgagtttgcctacaataatagttactactctagcatccaaatggctccttttgaagccttgtataggAGAAGGTGTATATCCCCAGTGGGATGGTTtaaagtgggtgagatgacaTTGATTGGTGccgatttggtagttgatgcaatggagaaagtatggcttataagagaaagattaaagacgtctcaaagtcgtcaaaagtcctattcggacattagaaaaagagagagcttgaatttgatgtggacgatttggtgtatttgaaggtttcacctatgaaagaggtaatgcattttggtaagaagggaaaattgaatcctagatatataggaccataCAGAATATTGAAGCGTGTTGGTAAATAGGCATACGAGTTAGACTTGtcatttgagttagctatggttcacccggtatttcatgtgtcaatgttgaggaaatttgtgggtgatccaaactctattgtgtCATTGAAAACTATGaacattgaagagaatttgacttatgaggggTTACGGTTGAAATCTTAGACAGGCAAGTGAAaagattaagaaataaagatgtttcatccgtcaaagtgttatggagaaatcaacaagtagagaatgtTGCATGGAAAGCGGAAGAGGGTATGATAAAGCgttatccatatctctttccttccactcaagcctaaggtaataagtTATTCATGACCCAAttgattaaactcctacatttTCAGTTCCATatttcattcatatgcatgaatgtttatgaaagttgattttcaaagtcatgttttatattaagtttgaagttttcatgttctatgcgttttaattcatatttatgttcatgttgggttgatagTCCATTTTCATGTCTTTTCTTATGCTAGTTAAtcttatttgaggatgaatattcccaatggggagatattgtaagaccccataagacaaaaagtcaaacaaaagaaaaatctcaagaaaaatTGACTGACCCCAAGTCTACGAGTTGGTGTACGACTCATAGGGACTTTTACTGGTTGTAGAGACGAATCGTGGTCATGAGTTCAGGATAGAAAATTGACCAAGGCAAAAGCAGGATTGACGAGTCACTTGACGACTCGTAGGAATGAAGACGACTCATAAAAATGAGTCGTGgtaaaactttagagaccttcAACTTGTAGGTTTCTCAAACCTGCAAGACGAGTGGGTTTTGCGACTCATATGGAATACTATGAGTCATAACCGCAAGTCATAATTAAAGATCAGAAGCCCTTATTTCAGGACTCTATCAGACCTGCATGACGAGTCCAAtcgatgactcatagaaatgaaaatgagtcgtagacacGACTTATATAGGAAGTTCAGAGACTCAATTTTCAAGTCTTTGCAGTgcctgcaggatgagtcgttCCTACAACTCAGCACtgcttctacgactcgtagaagttaATTCATAGGGTCAAAAATCtagatttaatgaggggtaagtTTGCCTTTTCctaagttcggttcaatgaacctagacacttttagggCCAAGGTCAAGTCTATATATGcctaattcttcatattccccTCACATTCAATTCACTCTTCAAATTTCTCCAATGGCAAGAACTCAAATTCTCTTAAGGTACCCCTCCAAGTTTTAAGTTAGGGTTTTAATTCCACTAAGGTTCTTCATCTTTTGAGAAGATTTCATCAATGTATGTGTGTATTGATTCATAAGTCCCTTCCACTCATGAAGTCCAgggtttatttcaaaaatctcattatatctcattacttttaaactttaattttgatgaattgtgttgggctaCTTCAATTACGTTTTTAATCATTACTAATGATcatataagtatgtttctacctAAATTAcgtgatttcaagttgaattatgaatgctcatgcataaagctattttctatTATGAATTACATGCATTATGATTgggaagttcaatgatttcaaagtattagTGGAGGCAATTGTTGGACAAAATATGTAGAATCGATGTAGTCGAATTATATTCTTTTACGTTCTACATTAGAAtatttcttatgttatattCCACTTTacgttaccttatgtatgctttatgatatgttaagaggcttagttggatctcttcggggttttgatcatcATGTTACGAATAgtccctaggtcgggtcataaCAGTTTTCTTTCAAAGACTAGTTATGTTtcatttgagggtgagctaggggcatgtcttagtccccaCCCTTTTTATGTAGTAGAGGAAATTTTTGGACCTATATTATGGAGTCTATGTAATCGAGTTTACATTTCttctatgatcatgttttagacttcctatgttatttcacacttactttaccttatgtatgcttatgatatgtcaagaggcttggttggagcccttttgGAGTTTCAATAGACGTGTTACGATGaggtcctaggtcgggtcatgaaaaTAATGCATTAGGATGGATTCTCCATAGTAGATTGGGATATATGTTAGTTTGTATAACATAAGGGAGAGATAATAAACAACCAAGAGTTGGAAATGCTCCTATTGAATATTCCTGAAGGACAGAGTCTATAGCATGCATGAAGCATGATAGACCTatcatttttaaataaaataatccttGAAAAAAGGGGAGGGGCAAATgattaaaatgatcataatgaGGAGGTAATGTTCTCTTGAATAGCCACGACATAACACTTCATGAAACCTCATGAGAGGGAAaggtacctgaaaataatgaagtGATGagatctcaataagttatgtcacATTATGAACCCATATAAAATGATATATCGTCGACGATATTTTTGATACAAGATAGCACAATATTGTAAAAGATTATAAAGATATGAATTCTATGGTCTATTAAAGCATAATGACGTAAAGATATTTATCTAATGGAATAATGCATCTTGGTAAGCATAAAGCTTCTAGACACTAGAAGATGACATACATTTAATATTGTTGTCACTTGACGAAATTGATATGAAAATTCCTAAAggattcaaattttaaagcatATACAAGTTTTTGAAAAGTTTGTTATAATCtcatataaattaaatcaaGCAAGAATCTTTCATATTGTTAtgcaaattgatgattggaatTGAAATCTTGAAGAGTTTTCAAAAGACAATAAACTATTTGCTTAAGGAAGTTGAAGTGAGGAACTTGCATAATTCTTTGATGTCGAAGGGATGAGtcataaaaggagatagaacgaAGCACATCTTGCCCAAACTTTTTTACACACTTGAGCTCccaagaatagtgatatcaacGTGCAACAAATTTATTCAAGTAATAAATGGTTGATTTATTCACCATGTCTCTACCAACTATAACTTTCGAATGCGAAGATTCAAGTTTTTAGATTGATGTTCTCATTACGGAGAGTTATACGCGATGTATTCTTTTTTTCTCACAAGATTttgtcccattgaatttttcttgtatgatttttaatgaggcatcaaaaatgcatattattagatatgtgtactcttttccTTCACTAGAATATTTTTCACTGGATTTTATCTATTAAAAGAGAGACACATAATCTATCAAATAGACattcaagggggagtgttataaACATATTCATATTATAGTAAATGTCTATTATGTAGATTCATTTGGAAGTACATGCTATTATAAATCTATAAATACATAGAATTTTACAAAGATTCAATGATccaataaatcaataatcataattaTTAGCTATTCTTTAATAACACATGGAGCAAATAATCTCTTCACATTGAAGCATgagtcattatttttttttgtaaattttaaaattatatttttcgtACAAAATATAAAGTTATGGGTtaagttctaattttttttaaaatgaaatcacAAATTTGAAGCTAAAATCCTACTTTTAGgagatttgaaatttgaaatcgtgatttaaaatcataatttgaaattgaaatttaataAACATGTTTTAGTGTTGattccaaataattttttaaaatttaaacccCATATCACATGAAGATAATGCCAAATCAATTTGTTGGTATAGTGGATTATGAAAATTAGATGATTataaagaattaattatatggataattattgttatacctctcaaaaaaaaattatttaccatTGGATATTCCATTACTTTTATACCCATTGTTTTTAACTATCTGGCATATTTGATATCATGAGAGTATATaatatactatgatgatatcAAACAATTTCGCTGAATCActgtctcttccttcttgataccatcagagtatattatactttgatggtatcaaagaaaCTACTTGATAAGTTGCTTGATActatcagaatataatatacACTGATAATATCAAAGAGGAACAAGGGAAGGGGCACTGACGTAAATTACTATGAGAGTATATATaaactctgatggtatcaaaaagAAAGAGACAGTTCTTCAACAAAGTATCAAGaaaaaatgattgattatactctgatggtatcaaagaggaacaGTGATACTAACGTCAGCATAATATCATGCGCGaaatttaaaaagagaaagtggggtaaaatgataaatagTTTGAACCATGAATTTATTAAGACTAAATAATTTGAGGTGGATccaattttgataaataattcacaattgatctattttgtgtaatttttacttaattataCGTACGAATTAAAAGAAAAAGCGTATATGACAAGTAGTGTGTTTCCAGTGGATGTAATATTACATCACAgcaataaagaataaataaatataaaagatagAAGACAGAGTCAAAATTTGGGAAAAGCCATACCCCAAACCCAAAGGAATCGAAGACCTTGTTCCTCAACACAACCTCCATAAAAActcttatatatacatatattacttGTCTGTTTAATCAAACAGAAAAGTCAACTGGTAAGCATACCCATAGTAATCCTCATATCGTTGGACACTTGGTAATATCGTAAGTCGATGCTTCTTAAAGTacacatttattttttttgatgaatttattGTTTGATGATGATCAAGATTCTCTGTTTGATGCAAGCAGGTTGTCAATTTAAGAATTTAGGATTATCTAAAATTGATGTTAATTACTAGAGGAGATACTTACTTTTTATGGATAACTTATGCTGCTTCAGTTCTGCCAATTCTCAGGTCTATCTCTTCTCTTCTCCTATTCACTTTTCAATGATCCTATTGTTTTTCTTGATTGACTTTTTCATGTGGattgattgttttttctttgagGAATAACAAGATTTATCCTAGAGATTGCACCCAAGGGGTGCTTCTAGTGATCAATTAAGTGTGTTGAACATCATGAGCCGAGACTAAAACACTAGTTCATTTTCCCCTATTTATTCTAACCTTGTTGGAAAGAGTTATGTGATACTTGTGTTGGTGGGATGTGGCAGGTAATCTCTTGGAATTAGTTAAGGTGCATGCAAACTGGTACGGACACCAACGttatcaaaaataagaaaaaacaagATTTATCTAGGATTATATTCGTTTTTACCTTAGGATGGGGGACAGTAGAAATGATGATTATCTAATGCAATCAATAATTTTGACGCGGCGAAAGCCACTGCTTTCCTTTGGTTTCTATTGTCTTGGATGATCTCCTTCTATATGCTGTTGCTATTATGGGTTGCTTTGTTGTAATGATTACGGAGCCCGATATTTATAGGATGGAGTAATTTGGTTTAAGGCTGTTCTCCTTCAAATTGTTTTCTACCTTTAGATGTTTGCTATTAGGATCAAGCAGATGTTGCTTCGTCCAACTTTGACATATACTTCATTTAAACCTTTGAACCTTAAGCATGTGGTTTTTCCTTCTTCATGGCCTCCTAACGTAACCTCTAAAATTTCTAGCTTTAACCGTGGTTGGCTCCTGCTTGCATAGATATTTTGTTAACAACACTCACTCCATGAAATTGTTGGTCAGTATATATTAGATCTACAATAGATCCCTGACATTTCTCGTGAAGATAGAGTGGCATCCTGGTCACTGTTTCTAAATTTATAGGACACAATCCGTCTTTTTGAggtaaattatatgattttagtaTGGTTTAAATTTTCTAATAAACAGCTTGTAAAATAACCATTATTATAATTAAAGTTAATATTGTAGTGTTTAGTCTACATAAGTTATCAAATATTGAGTAAATTGAAATTAGTTTCAAAATGATAATCATAGAAAATGTCAAGAGGGAGGATATCATTTTTATTCAAGATTGTTATGTTTATTACCCTTTTCATCCCCTCCCTTGCAGGGATACTGCTGATGTTTCATACGTAGTGTATCTTATATTAGATTCTGTTGGTTCTTTCTTGGAATTTGAATGCACAGTTTTTAGTATTGCTGACTTGATATCAATAGGAGTTctgtttttctaaaaaaaattatctttttgttattttggtcTCAGTTCTTGGTTTCTGGCACTGACCACTTTGTATAGATATATGTTACCCTCAGTTGAAGTTTCTTTTATCCATTAGCTTGCAGGAGGACGGTCATCATGTGGCAAAGGAAGAAGCCATCAAGGGCCTGCCAAGTATGGGTTCACCCTGGTGAAGGGGAAAGCAAATCATCCAATGGAGGATTATCACGTTGCTAAATTCATGCAGTTGCGCAAAGGGGAACTAGGACTTTTTGCTATTTATGATGGGCATTCAGGAGATAATGTGGCTTCCTATTTACAGAAGCATTTGTTCTCCAATATATTAAAGGAGGTGATTTGTGGATTCGGAGAGCTTTCTCAGCACATTTAACTGCTTATGACAGATTCTTGGGTTTTTGTGTTTCTTCTATCGAGCCTTTATTTGATGGCAGAAAATATTTACCCGGTCTCCATTTTATTGAATCATATCTTTGGGCAAGATTGTCATGCTCCTCCACCCTCCTCTTTGTAACCTGGCATATGTTGGTTTGGTCATGCAATGCTACTGGTGCTTTAGCTGAGCATTAGGTTAGACTTGTCATTGGTGTTTCGTTGGTCtttaaaaaagagaagctcataTACTTTTTAGATATCTACAGACTGTGATAGTAGAGATGTTGATTGAATCAGCTTTAAGGGTATAATGCCCAATAACCAAGTTCAACTAATGCCCATAGCAAGCTTCtgatcttttgaaaaaaaaaagggcagcccggtgcactaaagctcccgctatgcgcggggtccggggaagggcctgaccacaagggtctattgtacgcagccttgccttgcatttctgccagaggctgtttccaaggcttgaacccgtgacctcctggtcacatggcagcaaaaaCCTAATCTTTTGAAAGGAAATAACAATTGTCTTGGAGTGCCAAAACCTAATGCACATACATTTACCATTCTTGGGAAGTCCATTTAATATCAAATGCATGATGTACCTAATCTTGGacaattttatttcattttcatctGCATGTGGTTTTTTTTGGATGAGGGTGGTGTTGCTTTTAGTTACTCTTATCATATAGATTTGGATTTTCCAGGAGGATTTTTGGACCGACCCTCATAGATCATTCTTACAAGCTTATGAGAGAACAGATCAGGCTATTCTCTCACATAATCCTGATCTAGGACAAGGAGGGTCGACTGCGGTGACTGCAATACTTATAAATGGGCGAAAGCTATGGATAGCAAATGTTGGAGATTCCAGGGCAGTGCTTTCAAGGAGGGGGCAGGCGATGCAAATGAGTGTTGATCATGAACCACACACCGAACGGGTAATCATTGAGAACAAAGGTGGCTTTGTCACAAAAATGCCAGGTGCTTATCTACATGCAAtggcttattactattattattaatgtagTAGTTCTGTTATTAGTTTCTCCTTTGTTTAGTTCATCTTGTAACCAAATTGAGAACGGAAGACATCAACAATTGCGAGTTAGTTACTTAAATGGTTATCCAAGACACTTTCGAATTCCTCCAACTTAACCGACCTTCATAGAAATTCATTTCATCCAGAAAATCAACTTCCGGTGCCGGAAAGATGATGTAAATCTTCCTTTGtttcgttttttttttggtaaataaGGAATTTTTTGACCAAGTGAGAATTGTAAGcccaaaaacaataataaaatgagGCAACTGGACATTGCCCCAGTCCCTCAGCACTCTCCTTTCTTCTATTCTACTGACCAAGTATTCGCCAGGATAGTAATTCAGTACATGTAGGAATCTAGCTAGCTTAGGCTTCATattttctctaaaatagacatcTTCAATTACTAGTTTTACAATGGTAGCCGTTGTACGCCTCTTCCCTTTGAAGATGATTTGATTCCTTTCTAACCACATATGGTAAATGCATCCAGCCAACATCATACGATAGATGATAGAGCTTGGTGTATTAGTCTGTTTAAGCTTCTCCATCCAATTGCATTCTCCAGTCCAGTCCCAGCACGGTCTATCTATGTATTGCCATTTCAACAGTTGACTCTACACTTCTGCTGCAATGGGACTTTGAAAGAATAGATGTTATGAGAGTTTCAGCACTCCCTTTACACAACGGGCACAAAGGTTCCACATCAATCCCCCAATTGATCAACCTGCCCTTGGTGTAGAGCTTCTCATTAGCCACTAAGTATGTTATGAATGCCCATTTTGGAGGTGCAGGATTGCTACAAATAAGCCTTCTCCAGATAACTCTCGGTAGTGCTCCCATGAGTTTCAAATACATGTTCCGTATAGAGAAATCTCTTACCTCCATTTCTTCTTGGGTATTTAGTGCAGCTTTGGTCATATAGGAGGCCGCTTTAAAGATCTTCATAATTACCTACTGTATTACACACAAGACCTCCCTTTATGTAGTACTGGTGAACGCATCGGACCCACAACTTATCCTCCTTATTACTCAAATTCCACAACGGCTTACCCAAAGAGCTTTGTTCTACAAGCCTACGTTCAACAGATTAAGTCCTCCAGCACTCATAGGTAAGCTAATTCTTTCCCACGCTATGAGGGCCTTCTTGGATAGTTCCACGCTTCCAGTCCACAAAAAGGTTCTACAAATCCTCACTATTTGCTCCACAACTTTCTTTGGCAGCATGAAAATCTGGGACCAATAGGTTTGTATTGATACTAGCACACTCTTTAATAACTGCAACCTGCCGGTATATGAGAATAACTAGTTGTCCATGAAGTTTCCCTGCCTTGCATTTTTTCTAATAGTGGCTGGCATTGAACAATCGACAACCTTTTGGTACTTAGAGGCACCCCTAAGTACCTAAACGGCAACACACCTTTCTCCATCCcaaatagatttaatatctCATTCTGCACTTCTATTTTTACTCCTCCAAAGTAGATAGATGATTTTTGTAGGTTAGCAAGCCCGAAGCACACGAAAACTTCTGGAACAGGGAAAACATTCTTCTTACTGAATGCACATCTCCTTTACTAAACAATAAGAGGTCATCAGCGAATCCAAGTTGGAGTAGCTGGAAGTGTCCACATCTGGGATGGTACTTGAATTGCTTATCTTGTTCTTCCTTTGTTTCTTAAATAAACTGTGTGCCAAGTCAATAATATTTACTTGATAAGTATTTTATTTCACCAAATAATATTGCTTATTTTCCATAATTTGGATGAccatttaaattataaatataataatttctTTAAGTACTACGTTTTGTTCATTCCATCATTTTCTCATCTGTCATCATATTCCCTTCTTCAATTATTAGTAACAACGTAAAAGGCACTATTTGATTGTCTGTTGGTAAGTTACCCgttattaggtatattatatgttTTAATTCTAATAGATCCTGTGAGATCTAGTTTAACTTCTCTCACCTGACTATATGATGTGATGATTTGCTCCACATCTCTGGGGGCAGGGGACAAAGAGTCTAATACATCTTTATTGTTGTATTTACTTGGTGTAATTGTATCTTATGGAAAAGAAAAGGGTTtaactttgtagaacttgtaaAGATTTTTAGTTGGGGTTATGCTTTAGTCATTTACTTTTTTGGTCCTATAATTTTTAGGAGTCCTTTAGCTGCCAGAGATTTATATGTAAGTAGAAAATGTAGAGAACTTTTAGTACTTGTTTTGTATAATGTTGGTCTGAGATGAGTTTAAATAAAGCAACATGACCAATGAGGATTCATATAACCTACTCGAAATTTTTCTTGTAATTAGAGCTTTTTCTGATCCCAATTGTGGACAAGCTGTTTTTGTGataaactaattaaaaaatTGTTCATCATGGACAAAAAGAATCCATAAATAAGTCGTACACCAAAAAGTAAAAAGCTTTACAAAGAGATGTGGTTTCCTAGGAACAACACCCAATCTTCTATACATATAGGAACCTCATGAGTGCACCAAAAACAATACAGGATAAGAGGACATGCCTTTTAATTGTGTAGTCCTTCTCTACCCCATCAAAAGCTCTcctatttctctctttccaTATGGTCGACATAAGTTCCAGCGGAGCAACATCCTGTGTCGTGCatcttctctttcttcttctgtaGATCCAACTAAACATTGTTTCTTTTACAGTGTTT
Proteins encoded in this window:
- the LOC129876216 gene encoding probable protein phosphatase 2C 10, with the translated sequence MDNLCCFSSANSQLAGGRSSCGKGRSHQGPAKYGFTLVKGKANHPMEDYHVAKFMQLRKGELGLFAIYDGHSGDNVASYLQKHLFSNILKEEDFWTDPHRSFLQAYERTDQAILSHNPDLGQGGSTAVTAILINGRKLWIANVGDSRAVLSRRGQAMQMSVDHEPHTERVIIENKGGFVTKMPGDVARVNGQLAVSRAFGDKNLKSHLRSDPDVRTIDVDGDTDLLILASDGLWKVMSNQEAVDIAKKVKDPQKASKQLAIEALTRESKDDISCIVVRFKG